The Hydra vulgaris chromosome 11, alternate assembly HydraT2T_AEP genome contains a region encoding:
- the LOC136086940 gene encoding uncharacterized protein LOC136086940, which translates to MTGKVIRGIEGYSVASSSFLGWVLSGPKPSVINGNEKIILNLRVDANLIGSVEDVRSERDELRSDLQKFWNVEKMESTDECMVQFENDIMHNGERYVTKLPFKRYHDCLLDNYKICEIKLNRLKRQLGDKNLLSNYDSIFKEYEINKIIKRVPDNEIAKESGKTHHLAHRPVVRKDMKTTKIRAVFDASCSNNGLSLNDCLYSGPNLLSKIFDVLLRFRLNYIAILADIKQAYLNVKISSEHKDYLRFLCYENVETEQDSELIVCRFLRVVFVLTSSSFLLHGTIRHHLKKYKKCNGKFVKRFVEDLYVDNVTSGTESVTKGKEFYKKSKTIMSEGGFNLKKSETKSRELQNYFGFNEKIIKNKEIKIQ; encoded by the coding sequence ATGACAGGTAAAGTTATTAGAGGGATTGAAGGCTATTCTGTAGCTTCTTCCTCTTTTCTAGGATGGGTATTAAGTGGCCCAAAGCCTTCTGTAATAAATGGTAATGAGAAAATAATCCTGAATTTACGCgttgatgctaatttaatagGGAGTGTGGAAGATGTGCGCAGTGAAAGAGATGAACTAAGAAGTGATTTACAAAAGTTTTGGAATGTGGAGAAAATGGAATCTACTGATGAGTGTATGGTACAATTTGAAAATGATATTATGCATAACGGTGAAAGATATGTAACTAAGCTTCCTTTTAAGCGATATCATGATTGCTTACTTGATAACTATAAAATTTGTGAGATTAAACTGAATAGGTTAAAGAGGCAATTGGGTGATAAGAATTTGTTAAGTAATTATGACTCCATTTTTAAAGAatacgaaataaataaaattattaaaagagttCCTGACAATGAAATTGCTAAGGAATCAGGAAAAACACACCACCTAGCACACCGGCCAGTTGTAAGAAAAGATATGAAAACCACTAAGATAAGAGCAGTATTTGATGCTTCCTGTTCTAACAATGGATTATCCTTGAATGATTGTCTTTATTCAGGGCCAAATCTATTATCCAAAATATTTGATGTGCTACTGCGATTCCGATTAAATTATATTGCCATATTAGCAGATATTAAACAAGCTtacttaaatgtaaaaatttctaGTGAGCATAAAGATTATTTAAGATTCCTCTGCtatgaaaatgttgaaacagAACAGGACTCAGAATTGATTGTTTGTAGGTTTTTGAGAGTAGTATTTGTTCTGACTAGTAGCTCCTTTTTATTACATGGAACAATAAGACATcatctcaaaaaatataaaaaatgtaatggtAAGTTTGTAAAAAGATTCGTTGAAGATTTATATGTTGATAATGTCACATCTGGAACTGAAAGTGTAACTAAGGGTAaagagttttataaaaagtcaaaaacaaTTATGTCTGAAGGTGGTTTCAATTTAAAGAAATCGGAAACAAAAAGTCGAGAGTTACAAAACTATTTCGGTTTTAatgagaaaataataaaaaataaggaaataaaaattcaataa